The Campylobacter concisus sequence TTTATAAATCCACTAATAAGTATGCTTCTTGGTGTTATCATCTTTAAAGAAAGGCTAAATAAAAGCGGAATTTTAGCCATTTGTATAGTCGTTTTAGCCATTAGTGTACAAATTTATGCCCAAGGTGGATTGCCATTAGTTTCCATTATCTTGCCACTTTCATTTGGATTTTACGCAGCAGTTAGAAAGATGGCAAAGATTAGCGCATTTAACGGGCTTTTTATAGAGACATTTTTTATGTTCCCATTTGCACTTGCTTACGTCCTTTACATAGCATTTTTAGATAAAAGCCACTTTGGACTAAATGAAGACTCACTTTTAATGATCGCTTCAAGTATCGTAACCATCGTGCCACTTGTCGCATTTAACGCAGCCGCAACAAGGATAAATTTAACAACGATTGGCTACTTGCAATACATCTCGCCGACCATCGCGATCCTTTGTGCGGTCTTCATTTACGGCGAAAATTTAGACGGCTATAAGGTCATCTCGTTTTGTATGATCTGGCTGGCACTTGCGATAATTAGCATAGATAAATTTAGAAAAAGGAGTAAAAATGAATAGCGTGACGATTTATTTGCTACTTGCGTTTTTTGCAGCGCTTATTTTATATTTTCAGATACAAAAACTAACCAGAAAGCTCGACGAAGAGGGAGCGGTTCCAGCTTATCAAAAGGCCGCACAGGAGGTTTTAGAAAATTTAAGCAATGCTGAGAAATATCCAAAATTTTGCAACGTAATATTTAAAAAAATAAACGCCTTAAGGCAAGATA is a genomic window containing:
- the rarD gene encoding EamA family transporter RarD, translating into MLALSAFFMWGFLAVYFNLFSKDIDAYEILAHRVIWSFFLMAGVLYFSGKMGEIFTLLKDIRSLKTLFLSGIFITTNWGVYVYAVSNGKILDTSLGYFINPLISMLLGVIIFKERLNKSGILAICIVVLAISVQIYAQGGLPLVSIILPLSFGFYAAVRKMAKISAFNGLFIETFFMFPFALAYVLYIAFLDKSHFGLNEDSLLMIASSIVTIVPLVAFNAAATRINLTTIGYLQYISPTIAILCAVFIYGENLDGYKVISFCMIWLALAIISIDKFRKRSKNE